The DNA segment AATCAAAGAGGCTATTGATCTTGTTCATTTGGATGATACCACTACCGATGATCTTTCCACAACTGCACTCCGATTAAGACTTCTACGACAACACGGCTATCCAGTTAGCTCAGGTTTGTTCTTTTAGCAGATgtgtttgataatgtttttaagGTCAGAAGCAAGTTCCTGAACAATTTGGCCTCTTGGTGACTACGAAAACAGAGGTGTTTGATCAATTCAGAAGTAAAGATGGGAGATTCATGGATGGCATCAGCCAGGATATTGCTGGGCTTTTGAGTTTGTATGAAGCTTCCCATCTTGGACTAGAGGGAGAAGATGACTTGGAAGAAGCCAGGAGGTTCAGTACTAGACATTTGAAGTCACTGGTTGGGAATTTGGAGAGTGATTTAGCTGACCAAGTGCAGCAGTCCCTGGAAGTTCCCTTACACTGGAGAATGCCAAGGCTAGAAGCCCGAAACTTCATCGATATCTACCAAAGGCGCAATACGAAGAACTCAGCACTCCTTGAGCTAGCCAAGCTGGACTACAATCTAGTGCAGTCATCATATCAGAAGGAGTTGAAGGAGCTAACAAGGTAAAACTGTACCAATTAAAACCCCAGTTGTTTCATGGCAGCAGGTTGACATGTCATATTAACGTGTTTGAGACTTGATTCATTAGGTGGTGGACGGACTTGGGATTTAAGGAGAAGCTAAGTTTTTCTCGGGATCGATTGGTGGAGAACTATTTGTGGTCAATGGGGATCGCTCCTGAGCCCCACTTCTCCAAATGCAGGATAGGACTCACCAAATTCATATGCATATTAACAGCCATAGATGACATGTATGACATATATGGATCACCGGATGAGCTTAGACGCTTTACAGATGCTGTGAATCGGTATGAAATATATGACATGATAATAATGCAAGCTGCTAATCTTTTTCATATCTTGTTCTGTATTTCACTTAGATGTCAATTGCcttgaacaatttttttcctttctttgttgTGAGTAGATGGGATACTGGGGCACTGGTGGACCTTCCAGATTACATGAAGATATGTTACTTGGCCATGTACAACTTTGCTAATGAAATGGCCTATGATGCATTAAGAGATCATGACCTATATATTTTACCCTATCTTAAAAGTCAGGTAAGCTAGCATGCATTTTGGATACTCTAAGAAAAATGAACATGTGTGGTCATACCCTACCTGAACCAATTTTCCACATGACACGATAGAATTTTGTCTTCTTCCACGTCctcctttccctttttcttctaCTTCACATGATTCAAACGAATCTTAAATATTTAATCCTTATTTTCCACTAATGTTGGCTAATTGATGTTTACTGCAGTGGCTAAATCTCTGTACATCCTACTCAATGGAAGCTCAATGGTTTTACAATGGGTATAAGCCAAGCATCGATGAATACTTAAGCAATGCCTGGACTTCCGTAGGGGGTCCTGCAGCCATGGTCCATGCCTATTTTCTAATGGGTTGTGCCACCAAGGGAAACTTGAACAATTGTTTAGACAATGCCTCTAATCTACTTTATTGGTCATCTCTTATTACTCGACTTAGCGATGATTTGGGAACTTCTTCGGTATATTAACTAAACCTATTCTATtaaactaaattattttattttttagatacaATTGAACTATATTGTGAATCTAACACTTTTCATGTTCTCATCTTAGGCCGAGATTGCGAGAGGCGACGTGGCAAAATCTATCCAATGTTACATGATTGAAGAACGCATATCCGAAGAACAAGCTCGAGATCAAGTAGAGAAGCTTATAGGTTACTCATGGAAAAAGTTGAATGAAGCAAGTATTGATAGCTCTCTCCCGAAGTCCATGATAAATTCATCATTGAACATGGCGCGATCAGCTCAATGCATTTTTCAGTTTGGAGATGGTATCGGTACATCAATTGGGGTGACCAAAGATCGATTGACATCATTCATCATCAAGCCAATATTGATAGAACCAAGCACTAAACCCTATCTTGATGGCATGAAGATGAGCAACAGAAGATGATTAATTGTAATCGGAAGGGATTGCAAAATCTATTGTCAATTAATTTTACCTTTACATGAGGTTATGAAGTAAATGAAAGAAACAATTTATGTAAATTTATGTTGgaattttttaccttttaaccTCCATAAACCTAAATcacaaatattaatttcattagAGAAgcctaaaataaaattctaataatattcATAGATTACACAACATATAATTTTATGGTAATTATagtgggtttttattttttattttttaaaaataattagataaatatcttcaaaaaaaaaaaaaaaaccaatgttGTTTTAGTTTGTGACTATTTTCCAccttatttcttttctaaactAAATGGGCCCCGTAAGATATACAACAAGAATTGCTATCCTCCTATGGCATTTGTCCATCATTCCCAGCTAAGGATTAGGCCCAGCCCCCGTTTTGCAGGACTCAGAAGAGGCTCAGGAATAGGCCTAGGCCCACtagcattttctattttaacGATGCATGCATGCTTGAAGAAAGAATACTTGTCCGGtggtttttctattttgaaaaccAGACCGCTTGTCAAACCGTGAGACGGGCCTCAGACCGCCTAAACCGTGTGAACGGTTCAACTCTCCTTGGTTTTGGCAAAATAGGCCTCGCCTTCCTTATCGGCCCTACGTAATTGTCcattttattttgcaaaatggGCCATGAATTTTGCACTTTGTTTTCCGATGTGGGACTGATGTAGTAGCtgatttaaatgaaaaatcagCTTTTAAACTGCAacgggtttgaaccatggacatTACGCTCAAGGAAGAGTAAGTGCATCGCTTCactgtttttctaattttgtaaaatatatcaaaaataatttacatatcttatttcattaataacagtatatatatatatatatatatatatatatatataaaattacattacacgatttttcttttattttcaatataatttcatatttaaatattatacacaaatttaaaatattaatacatttttatataaaaatatatatatatatatattataaatattataattttgaattatatatatttataattttaaataatttaatttaattttaataaaatataaattatatatttatgatatcatcAATTTAACCACCGATTCAATCGTGATTAAACCATGAATCGATAACTTTTCTGATTCAATCACCGATtcgattctaaaaacattggtaACTTGAcacatttattataaaaatgatatgaCATAATCAATTTAATTCATGTAATAAATGAATTAAGTTAGATTGTGTATTTATTAAATAGATAATACGATATGACgctgtggaccccgtatttcgacTCATGCGCTTCCGCTCAATGGCGAGCTTGCTTTTCAttcgaaaaatgattttatttattgttaagaaaattactTGAAaccaccacttatttttgttttatttttaaagagtaaacaaaataagaaaaaaaaccataagtgcgactctttattttggaaaaggcggtctgtgaaaaatcgggTCGGGCTTGgaggtcaagttacttattgggaaggtacggtaaagaccgtagcatcCCTCTAAGTTCCTAAAGTAAGGTCTCTACTAGTAAAATGAAGCAAGTATGACGTTTGATTAATCAAGCATTAATACCAAACGGATGTCACTGaaaccaaaataaatgaataatgaacAGGAGAGACAAATACTGTACCTGAGTGATGGTCTGATTTATTTCATTGGAAACGGGGATTAGTGAACAAACATATGGTGATTATGTGCATATTATGGAACAGAATAAATTAACTACGCATGACAATCAAATCaaccaatcaatcaatcaatcataaaatcacgtatGTGGGGCTCCCACCAAAACCtgatttatttttgcatgaatcaatctcacaaattccattattatggaattatgaaaatccaTCATTCTTGCTTATGTAAAGTCGAGGGGAATAGAAggttatttgaaaatcagaggGATTAAAACTGCTCAAGAGAAAACTAGATTTTTTaagcttatttgaaaattggaatcttgaaaattatttgaaaattggagtcttgggagttaaatttaagaataagaattttgggaattgaatttgaaaggaattggaatttttaaaattacttgagaattagagtttcgaaaattaaatcaaggaattggaactttggaaattaaattttgaaaggaattgaaaattttaaaattacttgagaattagagtttcgaaaattaaattaaggaattggaactttggaaattaaattttgaaaggaattagtaaattatttgaaataaataagaattttgaaaattggaaattaagttcgaaaattagaattttaaagaaatgtttgcaaatagaattttaaaataaataaataaatataataataataatgacgaaaagtaataatgattaaacaaatgaatgggaattttggattttcttcaaattggaaattaaattcgaaagtcaggaaaattggaattgttaaatgatggaattttaaaataaatagaataataataataacgaaaataatgattaaataaatgacgTAAATTTTGGAgagttatttaaagattgaatttataaaaaaaaaataaacaaataaatgaatgaatagagtgataatgattaaataaatagatatgaaaattggaatttcggaaatcggaattaaatttaaaaattggaattttgaagagttatttaaagattgaattttaaaaataaacaaataaataaatgaataaaatgattatgattaaataaattaatatgaaaattggaattttgggaattggaattaaatttagaaaatggaattttgaaaatttatccaGAAATTAGTGTTTTTTAGAAAAGGTAAATTATGCAAGTTGAAAACAAATGGGCTTGGAATGGGCATGGGCCAACTTAAGGTGGGTGAACAAAACATGAGGCCTTCCATCAACACGTATGGGCTTGGGCTTCATCTCAAGATGGGTGAACAAAACATTAGGTCTTCTATCAACACGTATGGGTCTAGGCTTCATCTCAAGATGGGTGAACAAAACATGGGGCCTTCTATCAACACATATGGGCCTGGGCTCCACCTCAAGCCCATATATCCCCAACTAACAGCTACTCTAAATGAGCCTCTTGTTGCCCTTAATGCCTtaaccttttctttctttcatgcACAAAGTAGAACAGTGGACTAAATGAAGGGGGTTTTGGATCCACCTATAGCCGCAATGCGGGTTTGGATGGTTGgatggtgtagagagagaagatGTGGGCTTGAGGAGCTTGGTGGGTGTGAGCGTATGCCAAGATATGGGTATGGTTGTGGTGTAAGTAGAGATAGGTAGTGGTGGCATGCACATGGACGTGAGGAGTGTGGTATCCCTCCCGAAATCGCCACACGACCTTTCCCCATTCGCCCACATGGACGCATCCCCATCTGCCATGTGTCACTATCGCATTTGGACAGTAAGCACATTTCTATCTGGATGATGGTTGGTCTTCTCCCGGGCGTTCTCCATCCGGAACCACGATGTCCAGCTCATGTAATTTGAAAAGGCGTCGATTCAGCTTCTCCGGATATATCCTACTCGGAAGGATCTGCTAGCCAACCAGGAACTACGATCGCCCGGAATCAAAATAGTAGCTCGAGCAATGCCTCTGACTCAGTCCCTCAATAGTCATCATTTCATTCTTAACTCAAGATACGATTGATGGGACAGTTTCCAGGCCTCTCACGCCACCTGTCGTATCCCACGTGATGATGATTAAGACTTGAGACAACAGTAGCACCGTCTGAGCACTTCTCTGACAGCCATCAATTCGCCTTAAAAGTGTCATGATCACTCCGCCACCCTATGAGCCACAATCATGACCATCATGGGACCCACTAGCCCAACTATGACTTCCCCTCTGTTTCATAtaaaaagaagggagaaaaaCAAATCAGGAGGGGGATCAGTAAGGTGACTCTCTAAAAAGGGTATCACTTTCAGTCAATTAAAAATGAGACTAACTTAAACTTCGAAGGGTGTGTCCGAACGGTTGGCCCGGGCATCTTTTTGCAAGAGAAAGGAAGGAGTCTTTTCGAGTTAGTTCGATCTCCATTTTCGGTAGAAATAGTAGCCGTGGTGGAAGTCCGGCACCAATATTGGCGTCGTCTGTGGGAAACAGCATTTTCAGTAGCCCCTAAACCTTTCTTTGGCAAGGATGTCCACACCTTCAAGAAGTCGTTCTTTTGCTAGAGGCAAAGAAGGTTACTTTGAATGGCGAGATAACATGGAGAGACAAcagagagaaaatgaaagacaGGTGCAAACCTTACTTCAAGAAACGAGAAGACTCAGAGAAGAAAATGACGTCTTGAGGATCCAAGTATCCATGTTACCAACAGCCAAGGAATTCCCGCTTCAACCAGGAAGCTATGCACCCCGGAGATGCAAGTCCTCCCCTTGATGCACACGCGGAATGGCCTAGAGAAGCGCCAAGGCCCACTCGTCATGAACAATGGGAGGAAAGTTCAGACTCTACTTGAGTTTCATCTAAAAGACAACGTGAAAAGAGGCCTCAAATATCCGACGCAATGCGCGCACGGTTAGGACCTCAAGCTCCTAGTAAAAATAGACCTTGCACCACCGCAACGCCAGCATCACATCCTAGACCCTCAGCTTCGCCCGTTTCACAAGGGCACGCCACACACCAATCGGTGCTTAGGGTCGGCAGAGACCCCCTAAACGCAGCACCTCCAGGTTCCATCAGTAAGCGACtagatgacatgctctccacgcctttcagTTCTCGCATCATTAACTATGAGCCCCCACAAGGGTTCATCGTTCCAAAATTTTCTACGTATGATGGATCTAGTGATCCATTCGACCATATCATGCACTATCGTCAACTTATGACCATCGACATAGGGAATGACATGCTACTGTGCAAAGTTTTCCCAACTAGCCTCCAAGGCCAAGTCCTCTCATGGCTTCATCGACTTCCTATGAACTCGGTTGACAACTTCAGGGACCTGTCCGAAGTTTTCGTAGGACAACACCTGTGCTCAACAAggcacaaacaaaacatcaGCACCCTACAGAATATCAAGATGCAAGAAAATGAaaccttgagggaatttgtgaaacgattCAGACAGGTTGTCTTGCAAGTAGAATCTTACAACATGGATGTCGTCCTACAAATTTTTAAACGAAGCATATGTCCAGGGACCCCTTTCTTTGAGTCCCTCGCTAAGAAACTTCCCACAACCATGGATGATCTATTTCGACGAGCAAACAAATATTCCATGTTGGAGGACGACGTCCGAGCCACCACACAGCAAGTGCTAGTCGCTGGTCAGGCCACGAGGAACGACACCACCAGGAACTTCAAGCCTTCGAGTCAACAAGGGCCATCCAACAGGGGGCAGGTCGAGCGACGTCCACGAATTACTCTCACGCCTCTTACATTAACATATGAGAAGCTGCTCCCTGTGGTTCGCGAGTTGCCCGGCTTCAGATGGCCTGGACCAATAAGATCAAATCCCATGAAAAGAAATCGCAGCAAAAAATGTGCGTACCACAAGGACCATGGACACACCGCAGAAGCATGCCGAAGTCTCCATCTTTTAGTGGAGAATCTTCTAAAAGAAGGGCATTTAAAGCAATACGTCCGTGCTGCCACCAAAAGCGGGGAACCCTCTCGTGATCATGGCCTACGGGGCCCTATAGCTCCTGTTAGAGCCATTATCAACTACATACATGGAGGACCCCTCGATGAAGAATACAACTCTAAAAGGAAAAGACAAATATTGTTGCGGGCAGCCACTATCCAGGAGCATAAAAGCTCCATCCGACCAGGATTAACTAGTGGGAGCGTCCATCCAATAAATGGACCCATCGTTTTTCCTGACATTAGGGATTGGGGACTTCGATGTGAAAAGGATACTAGTCGATCCGGGTAGCTCTACAGACCTTTTGCAAGTATCGGTCGTCAAACAAATGGGTTTCATACCATCCAGCCAGGAGAATCCAGGAAGAATGTTGTCTGGATTCAACGGTGCTTCCACAACATCACTTGGTGACGTTATATTACCGATTCAAGCTGGACCAGTCATTCTGAATGTCCTATTTTCTGTAGTTGAAGATTTGTCTCCCTTTAATGCcatcttgggacgcacatggctACATAGTATGAAAGTCATCCCGTCCACGTACCATCAAATGGTCAGTTTCATCACCCATGATGGGCAAGTTGATCTTTACGGGAGCCAGCTCGTTGCCCGACAATGTTATCAGATCGCTCGCGAGGTCGGACCTAGCACTGACCGCGAGCATTCTCCCAAAGAAACAAGCCCATCCAACTAATAGCAATTACAAAGTCCGACGGACAAAGATCCTCCGGTTGCAGACCCACTGGAAGCTGTGAAAATTTCAGAGGAAGACGAATGCTTCACATACATTAGCACCCTCGTGCAGCCAATTGAAAGGTAGGAACTTCAAAATGTCCTCCAACAAAACCGGGATATCTTTGCTTGGACCCACTTCGACATGACTGGGATACACCCAACCATCGCCTCTCACCGGCTTAATATATTGGCCTCCTCAAAACCCGTTCAACAAAAAGTCCAACGATTCCACCCGGACAAGCAAAAGGTCATTCAAGATGAAATGGAAAAGTTTTTAGAAGCCGGATTCATAAGAGAAGTGGAGTATCCAGAGTGGCTAGCAAATGCAGTGGTGGTCCCTAAGAAGGGAGGAAAGTGGCGAGTGTGTGTAGACTATACCAACCTCAACAACGCATGTTCTAAGGATAGTTTTCCGCTGCCACGGATAGATCAGATAGTAGATGCTACCGCCGGACATGAGGTGTTATCCTTTTTGGATGCTTTCTCCGGGTATCACCAGATCCCCATGGCGCCCGAGGATGAAGAAAAAACCACCTTCATAACTCCACACGGGCTCTACTgttacaaagtcatgccatttggaCTCAAGAACGCTGGAGCCACATACCAGAAGTTGATGACCAAGATTTTCAAACCACTAATTGGCGACATCATAGAAGTATACATTGATGACGtggtggttaaaagcaaaactcggAACGAGCATGCTCAGCATTTGCAAAAGGTTTTTCACTTGTTGAGACaatatgacatgaaattcaaCCCGACCAAATGTGCCTTCGGTGTAAGCTTAGGGAAATTCCTAGGATTCATggttagggatggcaatggggcgggttcGGGGCGGGGCGCCCCCCTCCCAACTCCGCCCCGTTTATTTAAACcaattcccatccccgtcccatttaaaaaattaaacggggcagggcggggcggggcgggcgGGTATGCTACATTCTCATACCCGTcccgtttaactttttatttaattttaattttaattttttttaaaaattacttttaaatttttttaattatattaaaataaatatgttttataaataattaaataattatattttttataacttattttattaaaaataatttattattatctatatattaaaaataataaaataaaaattaaattaaattaaatttaaattttaaattaaatttaattttaattttaattttatatataatcggggcggggtggggcaatacccgaacccgccccgggcttcaaaaaaaatcccaaacccgTCCATACccgtttagaaaaataatatcccactccattaggggcggggcggggcggatACCCGAAATGACCcgtcccattgccatccctattCATGGTTACCCAAAGAGGAATTGAAATCAACCCGGACCAGGTGAAGGCTGTTGCGAACACACTTGCACCAACGAATAAGAAGGAATTGCAACGCCTCACTGGAAAACTCGTCGCTCTCGGACAATTCATAGCTCGATTCACAAACAAGATGAAGCCTTTCTTTCTGGCACTCAAAGAAGTTAATAAATTAGGATGGACACAAAGCTATCAAAATGATTTCGAATAAATCAAGCGATATCTCTCTCAACCTCCCATTCTGAGCAGTCCTCAACCTAGAGAAAGATTATATTTGTATTTGGCAATAACTAGTTAGGTTGTTAGTGCGGTCTTGTTCTGATCCTTGTCGGCCAAAGAACAAAGACCCGTTTATTTCATCAGCAAAGCGCTTGCTAATGCAGAAACAAGATACACGAAGATGGAACAGACCGCCTTGGCTTTGCGCATAGCCGCTTAGAAGCTGCATCCCTATTTCCAAGCTCACCCCATAACTGTGCTCACCAATCAGTCGCTCAGAAACGTCCTGCATAAACCAGAGATAACGGGGAAAATGCTGCAATGGGCGATAGAGCTGAGCGAGTATGGAATTGATTACCAACCCAGATTGTCCCTAAATGGACAAGTCATGGCAGACTTTATAGCGGAATTGCCTGAACCACCTGCCCCGGATAAGGATTCAACCCAGGATAGATGGTAGGTGTTGCATATTGATGGAGCCTCCTGGTTGTCCGGATCAAGAGTCGGACTTCTCCTCGAGTCACCAATCGGAGAAGGACTGGAGCAATCCATCCACCTGGGATTTCCTGCATCAAAGAATGAAGCAGAGTACGAGGCCATTATGTTCGGTCTAGGTCTTGCTATCACTCTCAATGCCTCAAAAGTCAAAATCCACAGCGACTCTCAGCTCATCGTGGGACAAATACAAAAAGAATGTGAGGCCAAAGATGAGCGCATGGCCAAATACTTGCTGAAAGTACAAGAATCGCTGAACCGGCTGGGAGAGTGAGCCATTGAGAAAATTCCAAGGATAGATAACATGCAAGCTGACGCCTTAGCCGGAGTAGCCGCAACGTTTCCTATTAAAGAGTCAATGCTGCTACCTATATATATTCAAGAAAACCCTTCCATCGCTAAATCTCATGTTTGTAGCGTCAATAATGAGGATCAAAACTGGACAATCGACATAAAGGCCTATCTCTGGACAGGAGCATTACCTGAAAACCCTAAGCATGCCCACAAAATTCGTGTGCAATCTGCCCGCTTCACTCTAATGGGAGATGACCTCTACAAGCGATACTTCGGAGGCTCATATCTCAGATGCTTGACCCAACTGGAGATCCGATACGTGCTATCCAAGTTACACGAGGGCGTTTGTGGCAACCATTCAGGCGACCGGACCCTAGTGCATAGAGCACACtcgcaaggatattattggcccaCTATGAAGCAAGATGCAGAGGCTTACGCCAGAAAATGCAACAAGTGCCAAAGGTACGCACCCATTCCACACATGCCCACCGAGACACTAAACTCTGTGATGAGTCCCTGACCATTCACGTAGTGGG comes from the Vitis vinifera cultivar Pinot Noir 40024 chromosome 12, ASM3070453v1 genome and includes:
- the LOC100260170 gene encoding probable terpene synthase 9; amino-acid sequence: MELTLTSLSPLAYGALNCRKNFAMASPRMRIKQGRSELPNLTITSKIDELQVTERRSANYHPSIWDPKFIESLSTPYTNEGYSNLLEDLKEEAKRLIKDARDTSSRLELIDSMQRLGVAYHLEEEIKEAIDLVHLDDTTTDDLSTTALRLRLLRQHGYPVSSEVFDQFRSKDGRFMDGISQDIAGLLSLYEASHLGLEGEDDLEEARRFSTRHLKSLVGNLESDLADQVQQSLEVPLHWRMPRLEARNFIDIYQRRNTKNSALLELAKLDYNLVQSSYQKELKELTRWWTDLGFKEKLSFSRDRLVENYLWSMGIAPEPHFSKCRIGLTKFICILTAIDDMYDIYGSPDELRRFTDAVNRWDTGALVDLPDYMKICYLAMYNFANEMAYDALRDHDLYILPYLKSQWLNLCTSYSMEAQWFYNGYKPSIDEYLSNAWTSVGGPAAMVHAYFLMGCATKGNLNNCLDNASNLLYWSSLITRLSDDLGTSSAEIARGDVAKSIQCYMIEERISEEQARDQVEKLIGYSWKKLNEASIDSSLPKSMINSSLNMARSAQCIFQFGDGIGTSIGVTKDRLTSFIIKPILIEPSTKPYLDGMKMSNRR
- the LOC100854367 gene encoding uncharacterized protein LOC100854367, whose product is MRARLGPQAPSKNRPCTTATPASHPRPSASPVSQGHATHQSVLRVGRDPLNAAPPGSISKRLDDMLSTPFSSRIINYEPPQGFIVPKFSTYDGSSDPFDHIMHYRQLMTIDIGNDMLLCKVFPTSLQGQVLSWLHRLPMNSVDNFRDLSEVFVGQHLCSTRHKQNISTLQNIKMQENETLREFVKRFRQVVLQVESYNMDVVLQIFKRSICPGTPFFESLAKKLPTTMDDLFRRANKYSMLEDDVRATTQQVLVAGQATRNDTTRNFKPSSQQGPSNRGQVERRPRITLTPLTLTYEKLLPVVRELPGFRWPGPIRSNPMKRNRSKKCAYHKDHGHTAEACRSLHLLVENLLKEGHLKQYVRAATKSGEPSRDHGLRGPIAPVRAIINYIHGGPLDEEYNSKRKRQILLRAATIQEHKSSIRPGLTSGSVHPINGPIVFPDIRDWGLRCEKDTSRSG